A segment of the Juglans regia cultivar Chandler chromosome 15, Walnut 2.0, whole genome shotgun sequence genome:
gtgtttgaaaaacaaatgcactaaaattgttttatttataactgAATTGTTTGATTGTAACCTGGccttaaattatcaaaaagttGCATTTACACATTgttcaaagaaaaaatgttcAAGCCACTTATTTTCTTAGGTAGCTAGAATTGGCAGATGatcaattatatgcaaaatgtACTTTTAGAATTTGTTATCAATGACAAGCTCAAAAGGCAACATGCACATAAAAGGACTCCTTTGATGATGATCTTAAAATCATACAAGTTTTGCAGAGAAAAataatggtttttttattttttggccaAACGGAAAGTGTTTCCCAGGTGATATACGCAAAGTATAAACGTTTGGAAACAAGTCTGCGAAAAGTGTAAAGTTGGCGAAGTAGCTGATACCTGACTTTGGGGCTTTGGGTACCTGTTTTATGGTAATTTATTACACTGTCTAGCTTTATGAGCAAACCGTTTCTttttgcattcatgcattcCACCCCTATATCTTCTAGTATGAACATGACTAAtgaccctctctctcctctctctctctagttctcCCTTTGAAAGTTACTATTTAATAAAAGGGTTGGCCTTAATTCCCTTTTCTATGATCTGAGAGTATTGCAGCAATGCATTCCGCACACAAGTTTGAGTCGTTTCCGAACCAAGTAAAAGCCTCAAAGGTAAGATatagttattttgaaaagtttttgaggcattattttattcatttgctTCTTTATGTATTTCTTATGTTCTTAAaatttgggttttcttttcttttgctttctgCGTTTATCTGTGTATATTagctttttagttttaaaaagctttctgttttctctttgttttcataTGGTCTGTTTGATTGCTGATAAAAGGTGGAATGGAAAACAAAGAATTTATAaacccaagaaaacaaaaaccgtTACTATCTCTTCGTATTAAAATAACTGGAGTTCACATGGAGGAGTTTTACCTTTTCGGGTGAAAACTTCATAGAACTATAAATTCATTTCTTCACTTTCCGTTCTCTTTGTTCAGTTTGTTTATCAGCAATAAGTAATGGGATTACACAAcagtaaatctataaactgatgtggcttgatgtgggacgtcaaattgtaaaattattttattgtaaaatagatctaacggatctcgtaaaaccatatcaatttgtgggtttactttatgtaatctctttatgtaTATAGCAGTTCTTGTAagtaaaatgttaatagaactACTAGGTGGATGCCCATTAATAACTAGCACTGCGGACGGAAGTGGAAAATTTTGGGGAAAACCTTCCTTCCAATTAACGGATGAAACTATTAGTTTAATCTTGAAATTTGTAGTAATCATGATACAGGTGAGCACATTATATTTCGGTCAGCAATATTGGGGTCAAACTCCAAAGTAGTTGCTTTTTGCTTGTATTGAACCATCTCCATGACCGAAAGGGCTATGTGTATGTGGTGTTCCTCAATTTTCTTGGCCACACATCATTGTTGCTTTGCTTTTTCTTTGACTTTAGTGCTAGGCAGTTTGTTGTTAgtacattattatttaattatgagtttGGCTATTGTTGATTAAGTGGAAGTAAGGGGTTCAGCCCCTTTGGATCGCTTTGTGTGTTTTTTGCACCTGAAATGTTGAACCAAACCTGCTTGCTGAAATTATGAGGTGGgaagaaatcaaataattagaattgAAAGCTCAAAAATCTGTAAGAGCTTAattaagaaagaagaaaatgttaCCATTTGAAATTTTCATATTAGATGATTTGTTTTATGTAGTCTCCATGAAGTATCTCTTCAATTTGGTTAACAATACCGTGTTGGGTTTATGCAGCAAATTTGATAGAGTTGAAAAAAAGGTTTTATAATTGCTTATTAGGTCTTTCACCAAAGATTTAATTTTGCTACACTATTACGACCGGCTTAGAAGCCTTATTTCTTGTTAATTACGCATTTGTTTTTCcggatgagttgagattaaagttaaaagttgaataaaatattgttagaatatatttttttctaatattattttagatttcaaaaagttgatttttttttttattttatgtgggaatttgaaaaaattgtaatgattagatgagatgagttgagaggagttgtgaaaacaaatgaataCTAATTCATGAACCATGGGTTTGTTGGGTTTCCAATTCTGGGGAAAATTTCATAATGATAATGgactgttttatattttgttgaaatgcagcaaatatttattttcaattgaaGGAGCTAGCCCTTCATATCAAGACACAGTGAAATGTGATTGGATAAACTGGACCAGTGAGCATTGTTAGTGATCTTCAGCTAGCTCCCTTCAAATTTCTTTTGGCTTGTTCACAGTGGAACTTAGCAAGTGTCTGATCTTTCTTTTAAGTGACATTGAAATGATCTCATGACTTGacattcatatttcatatttgataCATGCACCTCCAAGAGAACAATGATGCATTGTTCCTCGCGTAGTCTTCATACACAGGGCCAAAGGTAACACATCACTCATCGTGTCACAATGAGTGCACCTTAATGATAtggaatttcaatttttctgtAAGGTTGTATCGTATGGACAAAGCTTATATTTACAGCACTTTCTATATGAGGACATGGCGTTTGGAGATTCCCACCTCCTTTTTCGATTATTGCACCTTTGGGCCCTTTAgacctcgtttggatgttgacaAATGAGCCCTTAGCCTCTACAAGTTGTTTCTCACTCCTATCTTTGTTAATGCCCATATGCCATTCCATTCATTCATGACATGAAAAGCCAAGTGGATAAAAAATCCTGTAGTaactttttcctttcatttttataattggGAACATATGTACCTGccagatgataaatatatatgatgttgttCAACTCCTTCCTATAAGCTCCTTCAAATTCAATGACAATACTGAGGAGATGAGAGGAAAGAAGACTGAAAAAAAGACCGGCTTGAAATCTGAAAGCTCAATCATCTCGGGTGTAAGAAGGGAAGGCTATGAGGTGGATTCAGATTTACTCCCAGGTGATGGTCAAAATGAAGATCCCGTCAGAAACCCTCCAGAAGTAAGAAGTTTAATAGCTTGGGAGGATTCAGAGGATAAAAGGGACCGTCTAGCAGAATATTTTAACAGTCCTAAAGATTTGAAAGGGAGTGAGGAAGGAGAAAACCTTTACACTAGAGAGAATATAATGGAGTATGAATTACCAGAGCTGGATGTTTTCTTTCATGAGAGCAGTTATCAGTTTGTCAAGGACATTTGCATTGACAGTGGAGTGTCTTCTCAGGGCAAGTGTTTGCTAGAAACTTATGAGTTGGACCATACTACTCTCTCTTGCATACTCAATTCCGATGTGGATACCAGCAGTGAATTAACAGAAGAAACTCTGGATACAGCTTCATTTGGGACAAATGGGTCAAGACATAGCACTGAACAGGACTGCAATAAGGATGTAATCAAGCAATGTGGTTGTGAAGACTTGGCAATGAAAGGTGAAATAGTTATTGATGCAGGTCATGAGATTTCTGATCAGTCCCATAAGAAGATAATCTCTAAAATTCTGCTTCTAGATAGAGAGGTAAACCATTTCTTACTCCCTCTGCTCATTCATTCCCTCCTAAAACTGTTTACCTTTTTGCAAGTAGCATAAGTTATctttctaaaaggaaaaaaaaatcttcaaagaaCAATTTATTCATGCACCTGAAGTTGATACCCTCATTATGAGCTATGGTTATCTTGGCTATCTTCTTTTTTGGCTGTGTGATTCGTATGAGGTTGAAAATTGTTCAAAATCcaagttcatatatatttttt
Coding sequences within it:
- the LOC108980050 gene encoding uncharacterized protein LOC108980050 isoform X1, with the translated sequence MHSAHKFESFPNQVKASKMINIYDVVQLLPISSFKFNDNTEEMRGKKTEKKTGLKSESSIISGVRREGYEVDSDLLPGDGQNEDPVRNPPEVRSLIAWEDSEDKRDRLAEYFNSPKDLKGSEEGENLYTRENIMEYELPELDVFFHESSYQFVKDICIDSGVSSQGKCLLETYELDHTTLSCILNSDVDTSSELTEETLDTASFGTNGSRHSTEQDCNKDVIKQCGCEDLAMKGEIVIDAGHEISDQSHKKIISKILLLDREAPFKEAVSENLMASSTTEAIDNSHPIFNSEVKDESLSNRFNSSTPTINSVEDSLLCVSKRSTSSTASSRSFAFPILSAEWNGSPVRMVRADRVQLRKHRRWRLRFPCLKF
- the LOC108980050 gene encoding uncharacterized protein LOC108980050 isoform X2, which produces MINIYDVVQLLPISSFKFNDNTEEMRGKKTEKKTGLKSESSIISGVRREGYEVDSDLLPGDGQNEDPVRNPPEVRSLIAWEDSEDKRDRLAEYFNSPKDLKGSEEGENLYTRENIMEYELPELDVFFHESSYQFVKDICIDSGVSSQGKCLLETYELDHTTLSCILNSDVDTSSELTEETLDTASFGTNGSRHSTEQDCNKDVIKQCGCEDLAMKGEIVIDAGHEISDQSHKKIISKILLLDREAPFKEAVSENLMASSTTEAIDNSHPIFNSEVKDESLSNRFNSSTPTINSVEDSLLCVSKRSTSSTASSRSFAFPILSAEWNGSPVRMVRADRVQLRKHRRWRLRFPCLKF
- the LOC108980050 gene encoding uncharacterized protein LOC108980050 isoform X3 — translated: MRGKKTEKKTGLKSESSIISGVRREGYEVDSDLLPGDGQNEDPVRNPPEVRSLIAWEDSEDKRDRLAEYFNSPKDLKGSEEGENLYTRENIMEYELPELDVFFHESSYQFVKDICIDSGVSSQGKCLLETYELDHTTLSCILNSDVDTSSELTEETLDTASFGTNGSRHSTEQDCNKDVIKQCGCEDLAMKGEIVIDAGHEISDQSHKKIISKILLLDREAPFKEAVSENLMASSTTEAIDNSHPIFNSEVKDESLSNRFNSSTPTINSVEDSLLCVSKRSTSSTASSRSFAFPILSAEWNGSPVRMVRADRVQLRKHRRWRLRFPCLKF